A genome region from Triticum aestivum cultivar Chinese Spring chromosome 2B, IWGSC CS RefSeq v2.1, whole genome shotgun sequence includes the following:
- the LOC123043136 gene encoding probable E3 ubiquitin-protein ligase HIP1, with protein MQHNRVTMLSSSETRHLGSSSNNQAIDQQNPAVDEHNLLPDALESDNYPHYVLNSHEAGMPSGSMIGQQNTSLSLWDSPGSSSTGFLGDHDSLLQAKREHFAPALSIGGPLIIEGRRRESSSSLPSHNLNIDLNINQADQFETGNVDMVQSNGHSGMNTYPLNRGLSTTENVLRREISPGAIRSSLHSANLFDGAAGQETGGSSSHTVNHFRSAIKRKNVAGSLGESSANGSSRNHRQNNDMLLPSLSSHESTANLNMTSVNYGFSYPPMEQLDQNTDTSEDDIFSDPYTLSGHLHENQRFLRNTRMRISANEYEQSLTNLLPEESFRCSAHQPARQQSSFTPVQPRGVSSSASSQNRPHVPAVAQFSQSLQRHPSNGNFGSRVGSSADTINPTPASQDPGSSLARSNLPEPFMLGPSLFTTDSTNLLSAPGSRSNQQNPGSSSTLRAAANVGTQQVPGLNSSQPSSAARGSADVPRRASLAASVSHSRSPSIALQHRGHSSSSHEIRNHQPGSSARASLQHYSRAVPPSIDRQNPGYLDLQSFMQSIAASREGSRTVSELRNVVEQIRQGRSAARLEDFLVDRQLIRRASLVDRHREMRLDVDNMSYEELLALGERIGHVSTGLSEEKIMSGLKQWKYLHIPLEEPATVVEPCCICQEDYADGEDMGRVECGHYFHTACIKQWLVIKNTCPICKKAALGT; from the exons ATGCAACATAATAGGGTCACTATGCTGTCTTCCTCGGAAACACGCCACCTTGGTTCTAGTTCCAACAACCAGGCTATTGATCAGCAGAACCCTGCTGTTGATGAGCATAATCTACTTCCTGATGCCCTAGAGAGTGACAACTACCCACACTATGTTCTCAATAGTCATGAGGCAGGAATGCCAAGTGGAAGCATGATTGGTCAGCAAAATACAAGCTTGAGTTTATGGGATTCACCTGGGTCTAGCTCCACGGGCTTCCTAGGCGATCACGATAGCCTTTTACAGGCCAAAAGGGAACATTTTGCACCTGCTTTGTCTATAGGCGGCCCTTTAATCATCGAAGGGAGAAGACGAGAAAGCAGTAGTTCATTGCCTTCACACAACTTAAACATAGACCTAAACATTAATCAGGCTGATCAATTTGAGACCGGGAATGTTGATATGGTTCAGAGTAATGGACACTCTGGAATGAATACTTATCCTCTGAACAGAGGTCTTTCGACCACTGAAAATGTTCTTCGCCGTGAAATTTCTCCTGGTGCTATAAGAAGTTCCTTGCATTCTGCAAACCTCTTTGATGGTGCAGCAGGCCAAGAAACCGGTGGAAGTTCTTCTCATACTGTGAACCATTTTCGGTCAGCTATCAAGAGAAAGAATGTTGCTGGAAGTCTCGGAGAGTCTTCTGCCAATGGGAGTTCACGCAATCATCGCCAAAACAATGACATGCTGCTACCTTCGCTGTCCAGTCATGAAAGTACTGCTAATTTAAATATGACCTCTGTAAACTATGGTTTTTCATACCCTCCCATGGAGCAGTTGGACCAGAATACTGATACCTCAGAAGATGACATTTTTTCTGACCCTTATACACTATCTGGTCATCTGCATGAAAATCAAAGATTCCTGAGAAATACCCGGATGAGAATAAGCGCCAATGAGTATGAGCAATCACTTACTAATCTGCTGCCTGAGGAAAGTTTCAGGTGTTCAGCTCATCAGCCTGCGCGGCAACAGTCTTCTTTTACGCCAGTGCAACCTAGAGGAGTGAGTTCTTCAGCAAGTTCCCAAAATCGGCCTCATGTACCTGCTGTTGCTCAATTCTCGCAAAGTCTGCAGCGACATCCATCAAATGGTAATTTTGGTTCAAGAGTAGGGAGTTCTGCTGATACAATAAATCCGACACCTGCTTCACAAGATCCTGGTAGCAGCCTGGCAAGAAGCAATCTCCCTGAGCCCTTTATGCTAGGTCCGTCGTTGTTTACTACTGATTCAACAAACTTGCTATCTGCACCCGGAAGCAGAAGTAACCAGCAAAATCCCGGCTCCAGCTCTACACTTCGAGCTGCTGCAAATGTAGGAACCCAACAGGTTCCTGGGTTGAATTCATCTCAGCCCAGTTCAGCCGCAAGAGGTTCAGCTGATGTACCCAGGAGAGCCTCACTTGCTGCTAGTGTTTCTCATTCCAGAAGTCCAAGCATTGCATTGCAGCACCGTGGGCATTCATCTTCATCACACGAGATTCGGAACCATCAACCAGGATCAAGCGCTCGTGCAAGTCTGCAACACTACTCCAGGGCAGTTCCTCCCTCTATTGATAGGCAAAACCCAGGTTACTTGGACCTTCAGTCTTTTATGCAGAGCATAGCTGCTTCAAGAGAAGGAAGCAGGACCGTCTCAGAG CTTCGTAATGTGGTTGAACAAATTCGTCAGGGGAGAAGTGCTGCTAGACTGGAG GATTTTCTTGTTGATCGTCAACTTATCAGGAGAGCCAGTTTGGTCGATAGGCATCGTGAAATGCGGCTTGATGTGGATAACATGTCATATGAG GAACTGTTGGCACTTGGTGAACGTATTGGGCATGTGAGTACTGGACTCAGTGAGGAGAAAATAATGAGTGGCTTGAAGCAGTGGAAGTATCTCCACATACCATTGGAAGAACCTGCAACAGTTGTTGAACCATGCTGTATTTGCCAG GAAGACTACGCCGATGGCGAGGACATGGGACGGGTGGAGTGCGGGCACTACTTCCACACGGCGTGCATCAAGCAATGGCTGGTGATCAAGAACACTTGCCCCATCTGTAAAAAGGCAGCGCTGGGCACCTAA
- the LOC123043137 gene encoding formamidopyrimidine-DNA glycosylase produces MPELPEVEAARLALEEHCVGKRIVRCSAAEDTKVIDGVAPSRLEAALVGRTIAAARRKGKNLWLLLDSPPSPSFQFGMAGAIYIKGVELRKYKRSAVSPTEEWPSTYYFFEYLCYLDDGLEFSFTDKRRFAKIRLLDNPEAVPPISELGPDALCEPMQLDDFVQSFGRKNAPIKSLLLDQSFISGIGNWMADEVLYQARIHPMQTSSKISKEKCKALHRCIKEVIEKSVEVGADSNEFPENWIFHSREKKPGKAFVDGKKIDFVTVGGRTSAYVPELQMLDGADAAAANRSKKGRDNAEENVGKTSKKGQKAAPKEGGKAAQKMAVDEEEEDDEPAKRRAKGAKARPKKVGNTRADDHEEGGDEDEESNPANRGRRRPAKGPSKKEGRSSDVDDEGSPDKEETVVAAKRPQRKKR; encoded by the exons ATGCCGGAGCTGCCGGAGGTGGAGGCGGCGCGGCTGGCGCTGGAGGAGCACTGCGTCGGGAAGCGGATCGTGCGGTGCTCCGCCGCGGAGGACACCAAGGTCATCGACGGCGTCGCCCCGTCGCGGCTGGAGGCGGCGCTGGTCGGGAGGACCATCGCCGCCGCGCGCCGCAAGGGCAAGAACCTATGGCTCCTGCTGGATTCGCCGCCGTCCCCCTCCTTCCAGTTCG GAATGGCTGGGGCTATTTATATCAAGGGTGTGGAGCTGCGCAAATATAAAAG GTCTGCAGTGAGCCCAACTGAGGAATGGCCTTCAACTTATTACTTTTTCGAATATCTTTGCTAT TTGGATGATGGCTTGGAGTTCTCCTTCACTGATAAGAGGCGTTTTGCAAAAATACGATTGCTTGACAAC CCAGAAGCTGTTCCTCCAATTTCTGAACTTGGACCAGATGCCCTATGCGAACCAATGCAGCTTGATGATTTTGTACAATCTTTTGGTAGAAAGAATGCGCCAATAAAATCCCTTTTGCTTGATCAG AGCTTTATTTCAGGAATCGGCAACTGGATGGCAGATGAGGTGCTTTATCAG GCAAGGATCCATCCTATGCAAACTTCATCGAAGATATCCAAGGAGAAGTGCAAGGCACTCCATCGGTGCATCAAAGAG GTGATTGAAAAGTCTGTCGAAGTTGGTGCTGATAGCAACGAATTTCCAGAGAACTGGATATTCCATTCTAGGGAGAAGAAGCCCGGCAAGGCCTTTGTGGATG GGAAGAAAATCGACTTTGTTACAGTAGGCGGCAGG ACGTCGGCGTACGTTCCAGAGCTGCAGATGCTGGATGGGGCTGATGCTGCGGCAGCAAACAGGTCAAAGAAAGGCAGAGACAATGCAGAGGAAAATGTGGGCAAAACATCCAAGAAAGGCCAGAAGGCTGCTCCGAAGGAAGGGGGGAAGGCGGCACAGAAGATGGCTgtcgatgaagaggaagaagatgatgaaccAGCAAAGCGAAGAGCCAAGGGGGCGAAGGCCCGACCGAAGAAAGTGGGTAATACTCGTGCTGATGATCACGAGGAGGGCGGAGACGAAGATGAAGAGTCGAATCCCGCCAATAGGGGGAGGAGGCGACCAGCAAAGGGCCCATCAAAGAAAGAAGGCCGTTCTTCAGACGTTGACGATGAAGGCTCGCCAGACAAGGAAGAGACTGTGGTTGCGGCAAAGAGGCCGCAGAGGAAGAAGCGGTGA